The nucleotide window CGCATCATCACAGCGCTTTTTAGAGAAAAAGACATCGCTTCGCTCGCGGCGTTTCGCATGCTCTTTGCTGCTGTGATGTTTAGCGGGCTTGTCCGCTTTTTGTTACAAGGTTGGGTGGATACGCTTTATGTGCAGCCTACCTTTTTCTTTCACTACGATGGCTTTTCCTGGGTGAGGGTATGGCCCGAGTGGGGCATCTACCTTCACTACGCTTTGCTGATGTTGCTTGCCTTGTTTATCGGCGTAGGTTTTATGTATCGCCTCAGTTGTGCGCTCTTTTTCCTGGCCTTTAGCTACCTGCAGCTCATGGATGTGAGCAACTACCTTAACCACTACTACTTGGTGGCGCTGCTTGCTTTGCTGCTTTGTTTTCTGCCTGCCCATCACTGCTGGTCGGTGGACGCCTGGCTGTTTCCAAAACTTCGCGAGGATCGCGTCGCAGCATGGACGATTTATCTGCTGCGTTTTCAAATCGCCTTGGTCTATCTCTATGCAGCGCTTGCGAAAGTGAACAGCGATTGGCTGCTTTATGCACAACCGTTGGGGCTTTGGATGGGAGCGCGCACGCATCTTCCGATCATCGGCCCTTTTCTTGGTGCACCTTGGGTGGCTTATCTGCTTAGTTGGGCTGGCTTTTTGTACGATGCGAGCATTGTCTTTTGGCTTTCGTGGCGGCGGAGTAGGCCCTTTGCCTATCTCGTGGTGCTCGCGTTTCATGCCATGACATATGTGTTTTTCAGCATTGGGATGGTTCCTTTCATCATGTCGAGTGTGACCTTGATTTTCTTTTCCCCAAGTTGGCCACGCATTTTGCTGCAGCGGATGCGGCGGTTTTTTCCGAAAGCATCGAAGCGAGTTGAGCCTCGGTCTTTTGCGATGGACAGCGGAGCCATTCGTGCCCCGGCCTGGACGCTACACCGACGCTTGGGCGCGATGGCGCTGCTTGCTTACCTTGTCTTTCAAACGGTTTTTCCTCTGAGGCACTTTGCCTATCCAGGCAACGTGCTGTGGAATGAAGAGGGCATGCGCTTTGCGTGGAAAGTCATGGTGCGTGAGAAAAACGGCAGCATTACTTATTTTGTTCAGCCTCGAGGCAGATTGAGCGCGCGCTCGAGCGGCGCGAGCACTGCTAAGAAACGCTATCAAGTCTCGCCACACGACTATCTGACCTTTAGGCAGGCTCAAGAAATGAGCTCGCAGCCGGATTTGATTGTCAAACTTGCCGAGCACATCGCAGATGATTTTCAGAGACGGGGTTTTGGAGCCGTTGATGTGTATGCCGAAGCGCT belongs to Myxococcales bacterium and includes:
- a CDS encoding HTTM domain-containing protein, coding for MLFAAVMFSGLVRFLLQGWVDTLYVQPTFFFHYDGFSWVRVWPEWGIYLHYALLMLLALFIGVGFMYRLSCALFFLAFSYLQLMDVSNYLNHYYLVALLALLLCFLPAHHCWSVDAWLFPKLREDRVAAWTIYLLRFQIALVYLYAALAKVNSDWLLYAQPLGLWMGARTHLPIIGPFLGAPWVAYLLSWAGFLYDASIVFWLSWRRSRPFAYLVVLAFHAMTYVFFSIGMVPFIMSSVTLIFFSPSWPRILLQRMRRFFPKASKRVEPRSFAMDSGAIRAPAWTLHRRLGAMALLAYLVFQTVFPLRHFAYPGNVLWNEEGMRFAWKVMVREKNGSITYFVQPRGRLSARSSGASTAKKRYQVSPHDYLTFRQAQEMSSQPDLIVKLAEHIADDFQRRGFGAVDVYAEALVSLNGRAPALLLDPSVDLSKGSAALKGKDWILPEPNTAPIRLASR